The DNA sequence CCTTAGAGCCGATATCACGAGTGACGTTTTCATACGGCTATCCATTGACCAACCGACAATTGAACGGTCGTAAAGATCCAGAATCCCTGCCAGATAGAGCCAGCCCTCATCCGTAGCAATGTACGTGATGTCTGAAACCCATTTTTCATTGCGACGGGATGCAGTGAACTCACGGTTAAGTATATTTTCAGCAACTGGCAAGTTGTGACGTGAGTTTGTGGTTGCTTTGTATTTCTTAATCACCTTTGAACGAAGGCCGTTCTCCCGCATCACTTTGGCAACTGTTGTCTTGCAGGCCAATTGCTCTTGAGGCAGCTCTTTGGTTATTCTGGTCGCACCATAGATGCGCTTGTATTTGTAAAAGAGGCTTGTAACGGTTTTCAGCAGCGCAGCTTTTCTTTCGGCTCTGGCGCTGGGCGGTCTTTTTAGAAAAGCGTAATAACCGCTCCTTGATACGTTTAAGGCCTGACACATCTTCGCAATCCGAAATACGGAGCGATGTTCATAAATAAATTTGAACTTCTTTATTTCTGATTTTTCGCGAAGTAGGCCGCCGCTTTTTTTAGGATTGCGTTTTCCTCTTTAAGATCAAGTAATTCTTTGCGGAGCTTTATGATCTCCTCATCCTCGGGACGCAGTTTGCCCTTGCCTGGGAAGGACTCGTCTCCATGTTGCTTATATTGTCTGACCCAGTCGCGCACTGTTGTGTAATGCACGCCTAGCTCTGTTGCCATTTCTCTGATCGTTGTTTCCTTGTTTATGATCCTCTTGACAACCAACTCTTTGTACTCTTTGTCGTAAGCCATTTTGAATACCTCCGTTATTTTGATTATAGGGGTATTCTCTGTGTCTATCAAACGTGATCTAGGTCAATTGGGTATACTGCAAGCGAGGTAAAAAGGAGCACTAAAATCGGGCAAAATCAATATTTGCAAAAAACAACCGAAAATGAATATTTACTAATAAAAGTAAAGGTATCAAACAACGATAAAGAGACTCGTACCATTGATACTAGCTTATTTAAGTTAAAAGATGCTGAAGGCAAAGAATATTCTGCTATGGCTGAAGCAGACATGTATGTAAACACCGATAATAGTTTCTTTCTAGCCCAGGTAAACCCGGGAACAAGCAAAAGTGGATATATTGTATTTGAAATTCCTAAAAACCTAAAAGGTTTAAAATTACAAGTTTCAAGTGGTTTAGGATGGTCTGGTGGACAGTACCAGATAATAAACCTTGGTCAATAGGCTTGGAAAAGTATAGATTTTGGCCGAGTCATAATAAATTGAGATTCGGCCTTCTTTCTTTATGTTTTTTCACTTAAGTCTTTTTTCCACTTTTCCAGTTTATCTTTAGCATCTTCACTTTAAATTATAAACCAAGGATAAAGCTCATTTTGTTGGTTCGTACCAATTTTCAACATCAGGTATTTTTTGTATCAATTTCTCATTTGCTTCCAGCATCTTCTTGTAATAAAAATCATATGCTGGACTTAGCGTTCTCATCGTCGGAATGAACACATCATAGTATCCGTTTGTTTCTCCAAATTTACGAAACAAATCCATGAGTTGTGCCATTACTGAATTCTGGTACTTATCCGTTTTCTTAAGTTCTGTATATTGAATGATATTATCTTTGTTGTTTTCCCAATACGTGTCAAAGTCATCATAAGTACTCTGTATGTTGGCACTCATTTCTTCAATTTTTTCATTGTCCATATATTTGTCAACTTCGTCCAAAATTAATTGAAACTCTTCTGGAATTTCGATTGGTTCCATATCGTCAAGGAAGTTAACAATGTTGTCATATAACACTTTCTGCTCATTTGTCTTTACTGGTTCATTGAGAAATTGGCCAAAATGAAAGCTAAAGTATCTCCCATAGTATCCGGGAAACGCCATTAATAACTTTTCTTTAATCGTAGATTGTTGTTCTAATAAATTCAATCTATCCTGAATTTCAGCAACATCCACCCCATTAATCAACTGTCCTATCAAATCAAGTCGATATAATTTTTCCTTTGCCTGAATCTCTTTTGCTTGCTTAATTAAAGCAAGAGTGTGCTTCTTGTCGTTACTATCAAGCACTTGCTTGATCTCATCCGTGCATAATTCCAGTTTTCGAAATAACGCAATTTCTTTCAAACGAGATAAATCTGAGTCAGAAAATTCCCTATATCCGTTCTCGTTAACTTTAGGTGATACTAAACCCTTTAATTGATAATACTCAACTGCTTTTTTCGTTAAACCTGTTTGTTTACAAATCTCATTCACTTGCATACCTTACACCTCCTGATTCCAGCTTAAGGTATCCTCTTAGGTGCTAGTCAAGTACTTAGGGGCTGCTGAATAACGGTAAAATCAGCATAAACACTGGGTTTTAACCCCGACTTTTGGTAAAATAGTACATGTAAACATAAATATTATGTTAAAAAACCTTGCACTTGGGAGCGTGTTTTCATGTACAAACCTACCGAACAGCAGATTACATTTCCGCACGAATTCTTTCTGCCTTTTGGCGGGAACTTAAACCCGGACAATAAATGGTGTAAGCTCGCATTAATGATCCCCTGGGCCGAAGTTGAGAAGAAGTATGCCAGAAGTTTTCCTGTCAGTCGCGGACAAAAAGCCTATTCGGTGCGTTTGGCACTCGGATCTCTGATCATTCAAAATGTGAAATCATTATCTGACCGTGACACGGTCGAAGAGATCACAGAAAATCCGTACATGCAATATTTCATTGGCCTAAGTGCATTTGTAGATAAACCGCCATTCAATCATTCACTCATGACCCATTTCCGCAAACGTTTGGACAAGGATATTATCAACGAAATCAACGAGATTACTAGCAGACTAGCCGGAGAACATGAATATCCAGAAAACCCAGATGACCCAGATGACTCAGATGGCTCAGACGACACCCCTCCTTCTGATGGTGAAGACTCTGATGATACAGGACAAGAAGAGAAAACGAATGAAGAACCTTCAGAAACCAAGAACTCAGGCAAGCTGATCCTGGATGCAACCTGCACCCCTGCGGATATTCACTATCCTACAGATATCTGGCTTTTGAACACAACCCGGCAGGCTTTGGAAGAAATCATTGATGTACTGCATGCACCGCATGCCGGGATTCTCAAGAAACCCAGATCCTACCGTCGCAATGCACGCAAAAGCTATCTGAACATTGATAAAAAGAAACATAAGACTGCTAAGATGATCCGCAAAGGAATCGGAGGACAGCTGCGATATATTCGACGGGATCTGAAAAACATTAAGACTCTTGCTGAAAAAAGTTCGCTGACTCTCTTAACTAAACGCCAATACCGCAATCTGCTCGTCAGTCAAGAAATCTACTGGCAACAGCTGGAAATGTACAAACAGGGTAAACATTCGGTAGAAGATCGCATCGTCAGCCTGCATATGCCTTTTGTCAGACCCATAGTACGAGGCAAGTCAAACGCAGATGTAGAATTTGGAGCTAAGCTTGCCATCAGTGTTGTGAACGGATTCAGTTATATGGAGAGCTTGAGCTTTGACGCTTTCAATGAAAGCAAGACACTCATGCAATCGGTTGAAAACTACTACCAAAGGTATGGTTTTTATCCAGAAGCCGTGATGGCAGACAAGATCTACCGGAACAGAGATAACCTTAACTACTGCAAGAAACTGGGCATTCGATTGAGCGGTCCACCGCTCGGCAGACCAGCCAAAGATCAGGAACTATTAAGAGAACAAAAGAAACAAGAACGGCTGGATGCTGGAATACGAAACGCTGTTGAAGGAAAATTCGGAGAAGGTAAGCGGTTTTATGGGCTCGGACGTATCATGGCACGTCTCAAAGAAACCAGTGAGACTGTTATCGCCATGCAGCTGTTGGTAATGAACCTGGAGCGCAGGCTCCGGATTCTTATACTCAATTTTATTAGAGAGAATTTCGGGCTGATCAGGTTAGCTTATTGAGAAAATAACATCCTGTTCAGCAGCCCCTAAGTAAGATTGAACAAATACATCGTTGAGATCCCATAAAAGGGGTCTTTTCTTATTCTACAAAGTAAGTTCCCTAGCAAAAAACTAGACTATTAAGGAATACGCAGATATGGAAAATTTCATCGTCACGGTAGAGATGCCGGTTACCCGGCACCCCCCGCAGTCGAGTAAGCCAAGGGAATTTCACCCTTAACTTCTCACGGAACCGGACTTGAAAGTCTCCCCTCATCCGGCTCTTATCATTCAACTCATTACAACATTCCTGTTACGGTATTGCCAGTGTGTAAATAAATTAGGTTCATGTACTCTTCTATTTGCTTCTCAATTTCTTTTATTCTTGCTACCGCTTTTTCTTTTACGACGTTCTGTTTTTTAGAATTTACCGCTTTAAACTTACTTCCGTCTACCGGTACTAGCTCTCCACCAAACATAGATAGTTTCTTACAGAGTAGTGTGAATTCTTTAAACACTTTTGAGATTTCTTCTTTGTTGTCTTTCCTGAAGTTCGCTATCGTTTTATGATCAGGTGTTAGTCTTTTCAAAAGCCACATTACCTCTAAATTTCTATGACTTTCCTTTTCAAGTTTTCTGCTTGATCTGATTGCATTGATGTATCCATAGAGGTAGAGCTTTAGCAGATCCTTGGGGTTATATGGAGGGCAGCCCGTTTCACATGCTTTCGAATACTTAAATTCTATTTCTAGATTATCTACAAATGCGTCAATAAACTGAACTTCATTGTCCTCTGCTATATAATCATCTAAGGTTTCCGGAAATAGAGTTACTTGTTCTCGGTTTATTCCGCTTTTATATGGCATAATTATTCTCCTTGAATAACTAATTTTTTACTTAATTATACCATATTTATTTATTATTTCCTGTGTTTTTACACAGTCTGTGGATGGCAGATACCGCCACATGTCGCCTAACGTCTCGAGTATTGCCGACGCGTCCCAACCGCATGCATCATTCCTCCAAGTGGCGGGAACCGGCTGTTCTACGACGTATCCCGCCCCCTGATTCAGAGTGCGCCCGGATGGCGCACACTTATTTTCAGCTTTTCTTTTTATCTTTTAGCTTAATCAACTTATCATACAACACAACTGTAATAGTTAAAGAGAAAGGTAAAAGAAACAGATTAATCGCGACATTAATACTACCTCTTAATAAAGTAAAATACGCTGGCGAAATCGTTCCAAAAGAGTGAATAACGTACCACGGAATATGAAGAAGATATGTACTTATAAAAATAATAATAATTACTTTTATAACATGATTTTTTACTAAATACATGCTATACCATAGTTTATTGTCAATTTCCGGTGAAAGCGGTACTGAAATAGGAGCAAAATAAAAATATGCCGATATCAAAGCTATTACTAAAGACAAGATAATAATCAATGGATATTTATAGAAAACTTCTAAGGATGATCTTAAAACAAAACCTAGTAATAACATAGGAATACAAACTGTCAAACCTACTAAAAAAGTGTTGCCTATACTTCTCCAAAAATACTTCGATGATTGTTCATACGCCTTCTCAATATTGATTCTTCTATTATGGATTGACTCCCAGATAACAATTAACATACATATACCATACTTGACGTTTAAAAATGCTGTAATCAAACCTACAACAAACTCTAATATAAGAAATATTTGTTCATTTAGTAGCTGATACAAAAATTGAGGTACGATATTAAAAAGATTAATGATAGCTATAAAAAATGATACAGCGAATAAAATCCTGAAGTACTTCTTGTAAAGTTCAAAGCCTTGACGAAAAATATCAGCTATTGATAATTCTTTCATATGATCCCCTTCAATTTTATTTGCGCGCCAGGACGGCGCGTCCGTGCGGGATATGTCGTAGAACGTTTCGTGAATTCCCGAAGTCTAGTTACTACTTGCATATTCTCTCAGATTTGGTGAGTAGAAGGGCTCCTCCTAGAGCCACAACCCTCTCAGAACCGGACGTGCCCAATTAAGGCATCCGGCTCCACACATGGTCCTCTTTACACAAAGGCTGAATTGAGATTGATTAGTGATTTCGGCCTGACCAGCGGATATCTCTCTAGCATCTGGTTAAAACGTGGCCAGGTTAGTTTGGTTCGCTGGCTTCTCCGTTTCAGCCATTTATAGAGTATGCGTTCTACCTGATTTCGGTATTCCAATAGCCCTTGCCAGTTATCACTGACTCCGTAATAGTTGTAGTGCCCTCTGAGTTTAGCATTGACTTTCTTCCAGATGTCTTTAAACGGCAGGTTTCGGTTTGTTTTTATCCACTCATTAAATTCTATGAGCTTGGCCTGGAATTTCTTCCGGGCTGTTTTCCATCTTAGCTTGAATCGCCCTTTCCGGCTTCTTCCGCAGTAGTGGGTGATTCCCAGAAAGTCGAATGTTTCCGGCTTTCTTCCTCCCCGTCTTTGAACATCTCTTTGGGCATACCTGCCAAACTCGATGATTCTGGTTTTCTCTTCTGCTATTTCCAGATTAAACTTCTTCAGCCGTTTCTTTAAGGCTTCGTAAAACCGCTCAGCATCTTTTTGGTATTGAAAGCAGGCAACTGTATCATCCGCAAAACGAGTAAGATAAGCTTCTCCCTGGCACTGTTTTGTTATTATTTTGTTAAACCATAAGTCAAGCACATAGTGCAGGTAGATGTTTCCCAACAATGGAGATAGGCTTCCTCCCTGGGGAACGCCTTCTTCGGTCTTGCTCAGTTTTCCTTCTTCCATTACCCCTGCTTTGAGGAATCTTTTGATGAGCTTCAGTATTTTGCTGTCACTGATTCGTTCTTGGAGCATTTTCAGCAGCCACTCATGGTCGACATGATCAAAGTAGCCGCGAATGTCGGCATCTACGATATACCCGACTTTCCTGGTCCCTATTTTCCGGCTCAGATCTTTTAGGGCGTCGTGTTGACTTCTGCCCGGTCTGAATCCGTAGGAATCTTCCAAGAAATCCTGCTCATAGATGCTTTCCAGAATGATCACCAGAGCGTTCTGCACCAGTTTGTCTTCCAGTACAGGGATTCCGAGTGGTCTGAGTTTATTGCTTCCTGCTTTAGGTATGAATTTCCTACGCACCGGTGTCGGTCTGTATGATCCTTCTTTGAGCTGTTCCAGCAAGTTTCTTAGGTTTTCTTCAAGATTTCCCCCATAGGATGCTTTTGTTTCTCCGTCTATTCCCGAAGCTGCTGTACCGGATAGTCTTCTGAACGCTTCTCTCAGTGTCCCTTTGCTCATGAGATGGGCTAAGGAACAGAATTTTGCTTTCTTATGTCTTTGGGCTCTTTGTGCTATGCTTGCAAGTTTTGTTCTCACTGTTTCTCCGGTTCTGCGTCCGGTTAGTGTGTCCTTTGCAGGCGGTTCCATATGTTACACTCCTTCCCTCGTTCAGCATTACCTGAAGTCATCAGTACTATTAGCGTAATCCGACTTCCCGGCGGCTTTTGCCTTCCTTGCCTCTTCGGCTTGTTCGGCATACTCTCCTTGCGGAAAGACCTTTCCGGGATCTCCCTGGGTTTCCGCACATTCTTGTTGTTCAGCTAGGTAGGGCCTTAGACCCCGGAGGTGTCTATCCGCACTCGCCATTTTCGTACAGATAGCTGTTGCCTTCCACGTTCCCAACCGCTTCGGCCATCCTCATTAGTTACAGCATTTTCGGGGCTCGATACCGTTCACTGCCGGTTACCAACCGGTCAATTCTACCTCGCTGACTTTCTGTCTACGCTTAAAGCATCACGTTACCGCAATACCTCTAAGACTCGATACGGAGCGGTTGGCTAGACCTTACTTCGACGGGATCTGCCCCCGTTAGAACGTGCGACCTGCCAGGACGCACTGGGAATTCACTGTTATATGATGTGACCACCCAGACCCAAAATGCAATCCAAATTTTACTCTGAATGTGGTCTCCAATTCCCTGCCTCATCATAATTCAGAGAACCGGACCACCCGCATGAATTCCAAACGGTATCAAATATAGGCCTTAGTAACTTTCCCAAATCAGCATCCCAATTTTCTATTAATACTCCAGGCAAAACCAAATCATCTTCCTTTATTAGATCTGGTGTACCAAAGCGTGCAAACCGTTGGCCCACACCCATGTAATAATCTCTAACACCTAGAAGAGCTAGCTCTATTACTATAGGTGGTTGAATACCAACTGATTTCATCGCATTTAAATATTTTCTTGTATGATTGATAACATCCTCTTCATATTTTATAGAGGCAATGAATTTTCTATTATCCTCTAGTGGCTTTAATAAGCCAATATCAACAGATTCGATTTGACCAGTTCTGAAAAATTGAACATATCCATGAGGTAAAACACTACCTGGCCATAACGCAAAGGTAAGAAAACCATCAAGGTTATAGCGATAGTCCATTCCAGTTGTGTAAAATGGCCATAAATTTGATGTCTGGTCTTTCAAGATTTTAACATCCAAATAACTTTGAATATCCATTGACGATAATGGAATCAAATGCAATACAATTTTTGCCCCTCCCTCGATTGGAGTGGCTCCTTTGTTTAGTAGTAACCTATTTAATCTATCCATCCGCCAAGATTTAGCTTGTTCAATGAAACTTGTTCCCGTAAGAAATGCTGCTCTAATTTCTGTAACATCCATTGGATATTTTCCTGCAGAATTCCGTGTAAAAAATCGTTGTGTTCCTCCCATTGTAACCATATGAGGAAAGTTCAAAGTTCTAGGAATTCTAAACATAAAGATATATTGACCTTCTGATACTTTCAAAGAACGAACAGCTAATCCGATAATTCTTGGTGATATGCAGTCTCTAATACTGTTTTCGAATGATAATATTATTGAATCAGCATTTTGTGTTTGAATACCCTCTATTGCTATGGGTTTTCCGGAGTCTTCTCTTATCCCAAAAATTATATCCCCGCCGCCAGCATTTGCCATTGCAGAAATATCATATAAAAGCTCCCTCTTCTTATCACCTGAATCAGGTAGTTCGAGTTTGTATTCCAAGTTTCTACATTCACAAACCTCATTTGTTATTAAGTTCTCAATATCTTCCAAAGTAATCCCATCAATATTTTTATCTATTGACATACAATTCCTCCTTAAACTCACTTAACAAACACACCCCAGAGGGTGGTCATGTCATATAACGTCCAGGTGTTCCCGACGCGCCCTAACCGCATGCATCATTCTCCAAGTGTCGGGAAAACCGTGTTATGTGTCATCTATACAAAGTTGCGTAAATCCTGTGTTATACGATGCCACGGCAAAGAATTGCCCAAACATTAATATAAAATCACTTTGGTGCATTAAAAAAACAGGTTTTAATACCACTATTGTCTATAAGATAATATTTGATGCCGTCTTCATTCTCTTCTCTACTTGCCTTTACAATCTCGGCGTTAACTTCAGCAAGTATATCTTTAGAATCATCATTTGAAGGTCTTGTAAATGAATAACTTAATAGCTTTCCATCAAATTCAATTATGTACATTGCCGGATTATTCTTTGTATTATATATATCGATTTGGACTTTTGTCTTCTCTCCTCTATTAATACTATCAATAAACTCATCAAGTTTATCGATATTGTAAATTTTGCCTTTTAATTCCACTATGTCGCCATTCTCAATCGCCGTCGTAGAACTATAATATGGAAAAAGAGCCTAGCAAGCTGATAAAAACAAAATCAAGGAAACGAAGAATAATGAGAAAATCGTAAATTTTTTCACGGTTCATTACCACCTTGTTACTTAAATCAAAAATACTTTCTCAAAAACCATTAAGACCCAGTGGTTTCGTATAACGTTCAGGCAGTTCCGCAGCGTCTTAATACATTCATCTATTCTAAGTTGCGGAATTGCCGTGTTAGATGAAGTATTTGCCTTCGAAGCATTGACTCAAACATCAGTTTTTGCCACCATTTTAGCTATTTGTGCCGTTAGCAATTCTTTGGTAATCCCCAATTTTGCACTCATATCATCCGTATATCTTTCAAGTTTTTTATCGATTTTGTTTGCTTGCTCAATAAAATCTATTAATTCAATTATCATAGAATCTCTTCCATCTTTACTGTATGCTAATGAAATCCGTTCTTTAAAGTAATCATGAATAATAAAATTTCTTTTTTCTAAAATTGTTTTGAGTTGCATAATTTCATCGTCTTCTAGATTAAACATTTGTTTTATTTCATTTATCAGTTGTCCCATCGTATTTGATAATTTTCTTGAAAAAAGTGCTTCAATATAATTACTTGTTATTTTTTCTTCTTGCAGGCTTTTCATTAGAACAATCATGTTCACCAATTGGTGTTCTAAAACTTGTGCATGAAATACTGCTAAACCAAAGTAAGCATATAATTCTTTACTATGTTCATTTTCGTTATAATCTTCTTGAATCACTTTAATCCCCTTAAGCAAATATTTCATTGTCACGGTAGAGATGCCGGTCGCCCGACACCCCCCGCACAGATCCCGGCGTGCGGAACTACCGCACCGGGCTCTTCAAGAGTATTCGCTTCCGTAATAAAGCTTAAAACCCAAAGCTAAGCTGCTTCTGGTTCGTTTCGACTATCCTTGGGGTTAGTACTCCATACCTTTTTAATACCCTATTAAACTCGCTCCAATCAAAGCTTTTCCTTTGACTCCTTCTATTCAGCCATTTGTACAGGGTTTTCATTGCCTGTTCGTAGAATTCTCTCAGCCTTCCAGAGTTTCCTATCAGCCCATAGTAGTTGTAATAGCCCCTTAATTTGCTGTTTAGCTCCGGGAACAATCGTCTTAGTCTTTTGTTCCGGTTCTCTCTGCACCATTCTTTGAAGTTTGCCAGGGACTTCCTTAACCTTTTCCTGGCTGTTCTCCTGGTGATTATTGTTTTCCCCCGGCGAGATACTCCCCATCGAAATTCGAACCCCAAGTATTCAAAGCTGCTGCTTTGTTTTCTCAACCATCGATTGAATTGGATGATTTGGGTCTTATCCACTGCCAGTTCCAGTCCGAATTTCTCTAACCGTTTAGGTAGCGACCTGTAGAATTTGTCGGCATCTCCTTTATATTGGAACGCACATACAAAATCATCGCAGTACCTGCATAGATACGCTTCTCCTTCGCAGTTTGGTTTTACTATCTTCTCAAACCATAGGTCAAGTACATAGTGCAGATAAGTATTCGCTAGTATTGGACTAATGATTCCGCCTTGCGGACTTCCTGTTATTGGATGTTCCACTTCTCCATCCTGCTTTAAGATTCCTGCTTTGAGCCACTTTTTGATGAGTCCCAGAAATGCCTTGTCATCTATTCGTTGCTCTAGCATTCTTATTAGCCAAGCGTGGTCTATGTTTTGAAAGAATCCTTTGATGTCTGCTTCTACGATGTAGCTGTAGTCGCCATAGTTGAGTTCTTTGCTTAAGTCTTTGATTGCTGTGTGAGCACTGATTTTTGGCCGGTATCCATAACTACTTGCAAGGAAATCCTGCTCATAGATGGCTTCCAATATCTTTGCCGCTGCGCTCTGCACGAGCTTATCCGCTATGGCTGGTATTCCCAGCGGTCTTGTTTTTCCTTCCCCTTTCGGTATGTCTACCCTTCGTAACAACTTTGCCCGATATCTTTTCTTTTCCAGATGCTCTGCCAGGTTTTCTATGTTTTGCTTAAGCTCTTCTGCAAATTCCTTGGCTGTTACTTTGTCCACTCCGGCAGCTGCCTTTTTGTTGTTCGTTTTCCAGGCTTCTGTGAGTGAGCTGTAGTTGAGCATCCGGTATAAGTTGCGAAATCGATAGCTTTTAAGTCTTTTTGCTTTCTGTGCTATTCCTTGCAGGGAAGTTCGCATCAATTTCTCCGATCCTGCTTGTCCGGTTGATGTTTCCTTTGCAAGCTGCATACTCTCGTTAACCCCTTCCCCATGTAGCCGGCTTTCCCGACCTCAGAGTAGTATGGGTTAATCCGACTCCCTGTCTGTCATCAGCCTTCCTCTTCTTCGATTGGTAAGTCCTACCGGCTTTCGCCGGAACAAACAGGGTCTCCCAAGTTCCTGATCCTTCTCTCCATACATGCCATGTTCTCTGACCCCGGCAGACCCTCGGGAATCTTGCCTTTTCGATCCCTCTGTGTTGGCTTCCGTGACGTTAAACACGTCGCCATCTGCATTTATCACGTTTACGAGGCTGAATTTGCTTCAGGAGTTACGGTTCCCCCTATGGCCTATATAGTTCTCTGTGTACGCTTCGCCTTACTGTTGCCAGTTTCGGCGCAACACTCGATATGGGTGGTTGGCTAGACCTTACCCAGCAAGGACTTTCACCTTGCAAGAAGTACCAAGCTTTGCTTGGCGCACTAACGTCTCGCGAAGTTCCGCAGCGCCTTACTACATTCATCTATTCTAAGTTGCGGAACTTCGCTGTTCTACGACGTATTGTGCCCTCATACTCGGACAGCGCCCGGATAGCGCTGCCTTAAATTGCTGCTAAACTTAAGGCACAGAATAGAAAAGTTATGCTATAACTCAACGAATCAAACATTATGTTTTTAAAGATTAGATACATTCCTAAACACTTGGTCTATAATTGTTCATACTAATAATACCTTTGTGAAGCACAATTTTTCTCTTTTTATCTTTATCATCGTAATAGGTTAACTCTACTTTTGATGCTCCCTCAATACGGTTCAATTCTTCATAGTTCACATATCCAGTTTGTTTTAAAACTTGAATTTCTTTCGGATTAATGTTTAGTACTTCCATCTTATCAATATGGTACATATGGCTACTAAATCTCTTCGTGCCTTCGTCATCAGGAACATATGAAAAGATTTCATTTTTTCCGTTGTAAAATATAACCTTAAAATTCCGCATTATTTTAGGAATATCGCTCTTATTATATGCTTGTAAAATATAAGAAAAACTATAATGATAGAAATCAGAATCCGCTTTACCACCCATAGAGCATCCAACGTCTTTAAATGTTTGATATTTATCTTCCCATTCTATTAAGTACAATTTCAATTTTCCTTTTTTTCGAAGCAAATCTGTGACAATCAATGTTGTAATGCTCCCAAGTATCGCTCCTAGAATACCTTGAAGTTCTCTAATAACCAAAATAATATTCTCCATAATATCCCCTACTTCTTATACTATCAGTTAATCTAAAAGTGAAGTAATATACTTTTTATCCGCGCCAAGGACGGCGCGGCCTTTGCACAATATGTCGTAGAACGTCCCGTGAATTCCCGAAGTCTGGTTACTACCTCCATATTCTCTCAGATTTTGGGAATTCACTGTTAGACGACGTATGGCCAAAGCTTACATGCAAATCTCAAATCACATCCTGATACTTATTTCCTTATTGCTTATCGAGTAACTGTCTTAATCTTTTCTGAATATTAGACAATTCTTTACGT is a window from the Dehalobacter sp. DCA genome containing:
- a CDS encoding DUF4352 domain-containing protein, yielding MGYTASEVKRSTKIGQNQYLQKTTENEYLLIKVKVSNNDKETRTIDTSLFKLKDAEGKEYSAMAEADMYVNTDNSFFLAQVNPGTSKSGYIVFEIPKNLKGLKLQVSSGLGWSGGQYQIINLGQ
- a CDS encoding MerR family transcriptional regulator, encoding MQVNEICKQTGLTKKAVEYYQLKGLVSPKVNENGYREFSDSDLSRLKEIALFRKLELCTDEIKQVLDSNDKKHTLALIKQAKEIQAKEKLYRLDLIGQLINGVDVAEIQDRLNLLEQQSTIKEKLLMAFPGYYGRYFSFHFGQFLNEPVKTNEQKVLYDNIVNFLDDMEPIEIPEEFQLILDEVDKYMDNEKIEEMSANIQSTYDDFDTYWENNKDNIIQYTELKKTDKYQNSVMAQLMDLFRKFGETNGYYDVFIPTMRTLSPAYDFYYKKMLEANEKLIQKIPDVENWYEPTK
- a CDS encoding IS5 family transposase, yielding MYKPTEQQITFPHEFFLPFGGNLNPDNKWCKLALMIPWAEVEKKYARSFPVSRGQKAYSVRLALGSLIIQNVKSLSDRDTVEEITENPYMQYFIGLSAFVDKPPFNHSLMTHFRKRLDKDIINEINEITSRLAGEHEYPENPDDPDDSDGSDDTPPSDGEDSDDTGQEEKTNEEPSETKNSGKLILDATCTPADIHYPTDIWLLNTTRQALEEIIDVLHAPHAGILKKPRSYRRNARKSYLNIDKKKHKTAKMIRKGIGGQLRYIRRDLKNIKTLAEKSSLTLLTKRQYRNLLVSQEIYWQQLEMYKQGKHSVEDRIVSLHMPFVRPIVRGKSNADVEFGAKLAISVVNGFSYMESLSFDAFNESKTLMQSVENYYQRYGFYPEAVMADKIYRNRDNLNYCKKLGIRLSGPPLGRPAKDQELLREQKKQERLDAGIRNAVEGKFGEGKRFYGLGRIMARLKETSETVIAMQLLVMNLERRLRILILNFIRENFGLIRLAY
- a CDS encoding transposase, whose amino-acid sequence is MPYKSGINREQVTLFPETLDDYIAEDNEVQFIDAFVDNLEIEFKYSKACETGCPPYNPKDLLKLYLYGYINAIRSSRKLEKESHRNLEVMWLLKRLTPDHKTIANFRKDNKEEISKVFKEFTLLCKKLSMFGGELVPVDGSKFKAVNSKKQNVVKEKAVARIKEIEKQIEEYMNLIYLHTGNTVTGML
- the ltrA gene encoding group II intron reverse transcriptase/maturase; the encoded protein is MEPPAKDTLTGRRTGETVRTKLASIAQRAQRHKKAKFCSLAHLMSKGTLREAFRRLSGTAASGIDGETKASYGGNLEENLRNLLEQLKEGSYRPTPVRRKFIPKAGSNKLRPLGIPVLEDKLVQNALVIILESIYEQDFLEDSYGFRPGRSQHDALKDLSRKIGTRKVGYIVDADIRGYFDHVDHEWLLKMLQERISDSKILKLIKRFLKAGVMEEGKLSKTEEGVPQGGSLSPLLGNIYLHYVLDLWFNKIITKQCQGEAYLTRFADDTVACFQYQKDAERFYEALKKRLKKFNLEIAEEKTRIIEFGRYAQRDVQRRGGRKPETFDFLGITHYCGRSRKGRFKLRWKTARKKFQAKLIEFNEWIKTNRNLPFKDIWKKVNAKLRGHYNYYGVSDNWQGLLEYRNQVERILYKWLKRRSQRTKLTWPRFNQMLERYPLVRPKSLINLNSAFV
- a CDS encoding AlbA family DNA-binding domain-containing protein, which codes for MSIDKNIDGITLEDIENLITNEVCECRNLEYKLELPDSGDKKRELLYDISAMANAGGGDIIFGIREDSGKPIAIEGIQTQNADSIILSFENSIRDCISPRIIGLAVRSLKVSEGQYIFMFRIPRTLNFPHMVTMGGTQRFFTRNSAGKYPMDVTEIRAAFLTGTSFIEQAKSWRMDRLNRLLLNKGATPIEGGAKIVLHLIPLSSMDIQSYLDVKILKDQTSNLWPFYTTGMDYRYNLDGFLTFALWPGSVLPHGYVQFFRTGQIESVDIGLLKPLEDNRKFIASIKYEEDVINHTRKYLNAMKSVGIQPPIVIELALLGVRDYYMGVGQRFARFGTPDLIKEDDLVLPGVLIENWDADLGKLLRPIFDTVWNSCGWSGSLNYDEAGNWRPHSE
- a CDS encoding DUF4362 domain-containing protein, which codes for MELKGKIYNIDKLDEFIDSINRGEKTKVQIDIYNTKNNPAMYIIEFDGKLLSYSFTRPSNDDSKDILAEVNAEIVKASREENEDGIKYYLIDNSGIKTCFFNAPK